One stretch of Oncorhynchus masou masou isolate Uvic2021 chromosome 9, UVic_Omas_1.1, whole genome shotgun sequence DNA includes these proteins:
- the LOC135545896 gene encoding signal-transducing adaptor protein 1-like has product MAESPVGVYKRRDTITALPLYYSGHLLKKYTGEEDFKKCYGELRGSTIFLYTDQMHDTYSEKLDLQMLKSMVMDAPYQKNRSTIYTLTLSNEEVQLKVDNPNTGEEWRGFIMTVATREIPSKLQLLPGQILRLEEVLSEEQKRQTACSPLLTTTFPIHPSSSPGNTYDNTVNGIPLCFFPVSRQKAEKMLKENTEYGNIILRPSTDNINYAITLRQDNPSGPVMKNYKVLSIDTGFVIELNSPVTVPSLAAVLDHFLMETEFRLQPYLVPQTYDTRIELPPEKPTLPSKTVPRARVAPMIHTQSLAGDIPPSYPIPLIPTKATEAGNEYQDADDISGPEPKDLHQELRIAVQRRKEQIYTGSPFLRPIQK; this is encoded by the exons ATGGCAGAATCTCCTGTAGGGGTGTACAAGAGGAGGGacaccatcacagctctacctctGTACTATTCAGGACACCTGCTGAAGAAATACACTGGAGAGGAA GACTTCAAGAAATGTTATGGAGAGCTCCGTGGATCTACAATCTTTCTGTACACAGACCAGATGCACGACACA TACTCAGAGAAACTGGACCTTCAGATGTTGAAGTCAATGGTGATGGATGCTCCCTATCAAAAGAACAGGTCGACCATCTACACTCTCACCCTGTCCAATGAGGAAGTGCAGCTTAAG GTGGATAACCCCaacacaggagaggagtggagaggtttCATCATGACTGTGGCCACT AGGGAGATCCCCAGTAAGCTGCAGCTGCTCCCAGGTCAGATACTGAGGCTGGAAGAGGTTCTGTCTGAGGAGCAGAAGAGACAGACCGCCTGTTCTCCTCTGCTTACCACCACcttccctatccatccctcctcctccccaggcaACACATATGACAACACCGTCAATGGAATCCCCCT ctgTTTCTTCCCCGTGTCTCGTCAGAAGGCAGAGAAGATGTTGAAAGAGAACACAGAGTACGGCAACATCATCCTCCGTCCCTCGACCGACAACATTAACTACGCCATCACCTTGAGACAGGACAACCCCAG TGGCCCGGTGATGAAGAACTACAAAGTGCTTTCCATAGACACAGGCTTTGTCATAGAACTCAATTCCCCG GTGACTGTCCCTTCCCTGGCGGCGGTGCTAGACCACTTCCTGATGGAGACAGAGTTCCGTCTGCAACCATACCTGGTTCCGCAGACCTACGACACCCGCATTG AGCTGCCACCCGAAAAGCCCACTTTGCCATCCAAAACAGTCCCGAGGGCAAGAGTGGCACCGATGATCCACACACAGTCCTTGGCGGGGGACATCCCTCCCTCCTATCCCATACCCCTAATTCCAACCAAAGCCACGGAGGCAGGGAATGAATATCAGGACGCAGATGACATATCAG GCCCCGAACCTAAAGATCTGCATCAGGAGCTCCGCATAGCAGTACAGAGGAGGAAGGAACAGATCTACACTGGGTCACCGTTTTTACGCCCTATACAAAAATAA